From a region of the Coffea arabica cultivar ET-39 chromosome 3e, Coffea Arabica ET-39 HiFi, whole genome shotgun sequence genome:
- the LOC113736776 gene encoding probable inactive histone-lysine N-methyltransferase SUVR2 isoform X5, whose protein sequence is MLLQNEVVFVYSFILLVGSKGLETRAFSAVNVEIQNYKLMAPNPKFAKAYKAMRALGYPQHIVKPVLKSLLDVYNQNWQHIEDQNYTVLVDAILESEECKEREQQKFHLVDEPEEDEPPLKKSRLRSQAVQALSSPGDSSPSFKGTMDKPVHHVEYVIPESNGKEKMIESVHVHLFDNETEAKVLSPVPHYRREVKTTTPNSSSGSKPKKKIHVSAHDKTNESDLLSPGTQLNENCDTYTSCSIVPRMVDETGKKELLPDDLSELEVPLSVVLPDNVELLTQGDSSNAKEPFSTSLELIDLDMEDPSAFSLCYEDESSSGKDSLPQGNRLEYECSVATKEENKSSTSSQIDIASSSSGEVKLSIIYESSLPSNFCIPSLDALFRRMEEKLHKSYRINQSGFSVMNLMKDICEGFLAVGTNTTLDDGVSSADAHANPVAPRILDTQDVLNRNVSHQVGFCVAPNISLGSVEFQSLNEAPPKIPKFQSLNCFNLSRCKIDLTMQGSFSERNKNSLALGDQKSSTSTSMVIVQTQHFSNDMLSSAYYIDDITRGEENLEISLINEINNEHQPIFKYIPRNITYQSAYVKFLLARISDENCCSNCFGDCLSSKIPCACAGETGGEFAYMPGGIVKEKFLEDCMLMNRSPQQKNLFYCQECPLERSKDKNLSGKCKGHLVRKFIKECWYKCGCIKDCGNRVVQRGITCKLQVFMTPEGKGWGLRTLEDLPKGAFICEYVGEIVTNMELFDRNSQHTGKKHTYPVLLDADWCTEGVLKDEEALCLDATFYGNVARFVNHRCDDANLVEIPVEVETPDHHYYHLAFFTTRKVDAFEELTWDYGIDFSDHTHPVKAFKCGCGSQFCRDKKSLKSVRSRG, encoded by the exons ATGCTTCTTCAAAATGAGGTAGTTTTTGTTTATTCATTTATTCTGTTGGTGGGTTCTAAAG GGCTGGAAACTAGAGCCTTTTCTGCGGTCAATGTAGAAATCCAGAATTACAAACTTATGGCGCCAAATCCTAAGTTTGCAAAGGCTTACAAGGCTATGAGAGCTCTCGGTTATCCTCAGCATATTGTAAAACCTGTATTAAAGAGTCTTTTGGACGTGTATAACCAAAATTGGCAGCATATTGAGGATCAGAACTATACTGTTCTGGTGGATGCTATTCTTGAGAGTGAGGAATGCAAG GAAAGGGAACAGCAGAAATTCCACTTAGTAGATGAGCCAGAAGAGGATGAGCCACCATTGAAAAAGTCAAGATTGAGAAGTCAAGCTGTTCAAGCTTTGTCTTCTCCTGGTGATTCCAGCCCAAGTTTTAAAGGAACTATGGATAAGCCAGTTCATCATGTTGAATATGTAATTCCTGAATCTAATGGGAAGGAAAAGATGATTGAGTCGGTTCATGTTCATCTCTTTGATAATGAAACAGAAGCCAAGGTCCTGTCTCCGGTGCCACATTATCGAAGAGAAGTGAAAACCACTACTCCAAATTCTTCTTCAGGatcaaaaccaaaaaagaaaattcatgtGTCGGCTCATGATAAAACCAACGAGTCTGATTTGCTCTCACCAGGAACACAACTTAATGAGAATTGTGATACTTACACCTCCTGTTCAATCGTTCCCAGAATGGTAGATGAAACAG GTAAAAAAGAGCTGTTGCCTGATGACCTATCAGAGCTTGAGGTTCCTCTCTCTGTAGTTCTTCCTG ATAATGTGGAATTGTTGACTCAAGGTGATTCTTCTAATGCAAAAGAACCTTTTTCAACATCACTTGAACTGATTGATCTTGACATGGAAGATCCAT CTGCATTCTCTCTATGTTATGAAGATGAATCTTCAAGTGGAAAGGATTCTCTTCCTCAAGGAAATCGTCTGGAATATGAATGTTCAGTTGCAACAAAAGAGGAAAATAAATCCTCAACCTCTTCACAAATAGACATTGCTTCTTCTTCCAGCGGGGAGGTTAAACTTTCTATAATCTATGAATCTTCCCTTCCATCAAATTTTTGTATTCCAAGTTTAGATGCCCTCTTTAGGCGGATGGAGGAAAAGCTTCATAAATCATACAGAATCAATCAATCTGGTTTCTCTGTGATGAATCTGATGAAAGATATATGTGAGGGCTTTTTAGCAGTGGGGACCAACACCACTCTTGATGATGGAGTAAGTTCTGCTGATGCACATGCCAATCCAGTTGCTCCTAGAATTTTAGATACTCAAGATGTTTTAAATAGGAATGTCAGTCATCAAGTTGGTTTTTGCGTTGCGCCGAATATTTCACTGGGGTCTGTAGAGTTTCAAAGCCTAAATGAAGCTCCACCCAAGATtccaaagtttcaaagtttgaATTGTTTTAACTTAAGCCGCTGCAAGATAGATTTAACCATGCAGGGGTCCTTCAGTGAACGGAACAAAAACAGTCTAGCACTTGGAGACCAaaaatcttcaacttcaaccagTATGGTGATTGTTCAGACGCAACATTTTTCTAATGACATGCTCAGTTCTGCTTATTATATTGATGATATTACAAGAGGGGAAGAGAATTTGGAGATTTCATTGATAAATGAAATTAACAATGAGCATCAGCCTATTTTTAAGTACATTCCCAGAAACATCACTTATCAAAGTGCGTATGTTAAATTTCTTCTTGCTCGTATATCTGATGAGAATTGCTGTTCCAATTGCTTTGGAGATTGTTTATCTTCCAAAATCCCTTGTGCTTGTGCTGGTGAAACTGGTGGTGAGTTTGCTTACATGCCAGGGGGTATTGTTAAAGAAAAGTTTCTTGAAGACTGTATGTTGATGAATCGGAGTCCCCAGCAGAAAAATCTTTTCTACTGTCAAGAGTGTCCACTAGAAAGGTCCAAAGATAAAAACTTATCTGGCAAATGCAAGGGCCATCTTGTCAGGAAGTTTATAAAAGAGTGCTGGTATAAATGTGGTTGTATTAAGGATTGTGGCAATCGCGTTGTTCAGCGAGGCATAACATGCAAATTGCAG GTGTTTATGACACCCGAAGGAAAAGGATGGGGTCTTAGAACCCTTGAGGACTTGCCTAAAGGTGCCTTTATTTGTGAGTATGTGGGAGAAATAGTGACCAACATGGAACTTTTTGACCGAAATTCACAACACACTGGAAAGAAGCACACATATCCTGTGCTGCTAGATGCGGACTGGTGTACCGAAGGAGTCCTGAAGGATGAGGAAGCCCTTTGTTTGGACGCTACCTTTTATGGAAATGTTGCTAGATTTGTCAATCACAG aTGTGACGATGCAAACTTGGTTGAGATTCCAGTTGAAGTGGAGACTCCAGATCATCACTATTACCAT CTTGCTTTTTTCACGACAAGGAAAGTTGATGCTTTTGAAGAGTTGACGTGG GACTATGGCATTGACTTCAGTGATCATACTCATCCAGTGAAGGCTTTCAAGTGTGGCTGCGGTAGTCAATTCTGCCGAGACAAGAAATCTTTGAAAA GTGTTAGATCCCGCGGATAA
- the LOC113736776 gene encoding probable inactive histone-lysine N-methyltransferase SUVR2 isoform X4, translating to MLLQNEVVFVYSFILLVGSKGLETRAFSAVNVEIQNYKLMAPNPKFAKAYKAMRALGYPQHIVKPVLKSLLDVYNQNWQHIEDQNYTVLVDAILESEECKEREQQKFHLVDEPEEDEPPLKKSRLRSQAVQALSSPGDSSPSFKGTMDKPVHHVEYVIPESNGKEKMIESVHVHLFDNETEAKVLSPVPHYRREVKTTTPNSSSGSKPKKKIHVSAHDKTNESDLLSPGTQLNENCDTYTSCSIVPRMVDETGKKELLPDDLSELEVPLSVVLPGDSSNAKVHISTSLEVIDLDMEDTNNVELLTQGDSSNAKEPFSTSLELIDLDMEDPYESSSGKDSLPQGNRLEYECSVATKEENKSSTSSQIDIASSSSGEVKLSIIYESSLPSNFCIPSLDALFRRMEEKLHKSYRINQSGFSVMNLMKDICEGFLAVGTNTTLDDGVSSADAHANPVAPRILDTQDVLNRNVSHQVGFCVAPNISLGSVEFQSLNEAPPKIPKFQSLNCFNLSRCKIDLTMQGSFSERNKNSLALGDQKSSTSTSMVIVQTQHFSNDMLSSAYYIDDITRGEENLEISLINEINNEHQPIFKYIPRNITYQSAYVKFLLARISDENCCSNCFGDCLSSKIPCACAGETGGEFAYMPGGIVKEKFLEDCMLMNRSPQQKNLFYCQECPLERSKDKNLSGKCKGHLVRKFIKECWYKCGCIKDCGNRVVQRGITCKLQVFMTPEGKGWGLRTLEDLPKGAFICEYVGEIVTNMELFDRNSQHTGKKHTYPVLLDADWCTEGVLKDEEALCLDATFYGNVARFVNHRCDDANLVEIPVEVETPDHHYYHLAFFTTRKVDAFEELTWDYGIDFSDHTHPVKAFKCGCGSQFCRDKKSLKSRC from the exons ATGCTTCTTCAAAATGAGGTAGTTTTTGTTTATTCATTTATTCTGTTGGTGGGTTCTAAAG GGCTGGAAACTAGAGCCTTTTCTGCGGTCAATGTAGAAATCCAGAATTACAAACTTATGGCGCCAAATCCTAAGTTTGCAAAGGCTTACAAGGCTATGAGAGCTCTCGGTTATCCTCAGCATATTGTAAAACCTGTATTAAAGAGTCTTTTGGACGTGTATAACCAAAATTGGCAGCATATTGAGGATCAGAACTATACTGTTCTGGTGGATGCTATTCTTGAGAGTGAGGAATGCAAG GAAAGGGAACAGCAGAAATTCCACTTAGTAGATGAGCCAGAAGAGGATGAGCCACCATTGAAAAAGTCAAGATTGAGAAGTCAAGCTGTTCAAGCTTTGTCTTCTCCTGGTGATTCCAGCCCAAGTTTTAAAGGAACTATGGATAAGCCAGTTCATCATGTTGAATATGTAATTCCTGAATCTAATGGGAAGGAAAAGATGATTGAGTCGGTTCATGTTCATCTCTTTGATAATGAAACAGAAGCCAAGGTCCTGTCTCCGGTGCCACATTATCGAAGAGAAGTGAAAACCACTACTCCAAATTCTTCTTCAGGatcaaaaccaaaaaagaaaattcatgtGTCGGCTCATGATAAAACCAACGAGTCTGATTTGCTCTCACCAGGAACACAACTTAATGAGAATTGTGATACTTACACCTCCTGTTCAATCGTTCCCAGAATGGTAGATGAAACAG GTAAAAAAGAGCTGTTGCCTGATGACCTATCAGAGCTTGAGGTTCCTCTCTCTGTAGTTCTTCCTG GTGATTCTTCTAATGCAAAAGTACATATTTCAACATCCCTTGAAGTTATTGATCTCGACATGGAAGATACAA ATAATGTGGAATTGTTGACTCAAGGTGATTCTTCTAATGCAAAAGAACCTTTTTCAACATCACTTGAACTGATTGATCTTGACATGGAAGATCCAT ATGAATCTTCAAGTGGAAAGGATTCTCTTCCTCAAGGAAATCGTCTGGAATATGAATGTTCAGTTGCAACAAAAGAGGAAAATAAATCCTCAACCTCTTCACAAATAGACATTGCTTCTTCTTCCAGCGGGGAGGTTAAACTTTCTATAATCTATGAATCTTCCCTTCCATCAAATTTTTGTATTCCAAGTTTAGATGCCCTCTTTAGGCGGATGGAGGAAAAGCTTCATAAATCATACAGAATCAATCAATCTGGTTTCTCTGTGATGAATCTGATGAAAGATATATGTGAGGGCTTTTTAGCAGTGGGGACCAACACCACTCTTGATGATGGAGTAAGTTCTGCTGATGCACATGCCAATCCAGTTGCTCCTAGAATTTTAGATACTCAAGATGTTTTAAATAGGAATGTCAGTCATCAAGTTGGTTTTTGCGTTGCGCCGAATATTTCACTGGGGTCTGTAGAGTTTCAAAGCCTAAATGAAGCTCCACCCAAGATtccaaagtttcaaagtttgaATTGTTTTAACTTAAGCCGCTGCAAGATAGATTTAACCATGCAGGGGTCCTTCAGTGAACGGAACAAAAACAGTCTAGCACTTGGAGACCAaaaatcttcaacttcaaccagTATGGTGATTGTTCAGACGCAACATTTTTCTAATGACATGCTCAGTTCTGCTTATTATATTGATGATATTACAAGAGGGGAAGAGAATTTGGAGATTTCATTGATAAATGAAATTAACAATGAGCATCAGCCTATTTTTAAGTACATTCCCAGAAACATCACTTATCAAAGTGCGTATGTTAAATTTCTTCTTGCTCGTATATCTGATGAGAATTGCTGTTCCAATTGCTTTGGAGATTGTTTATCTTCCAAAATCCCTTGTGCTTGTGCTGGTGAAACTGGTGGTGAGTTTGCTTACATGCCAGGGGGTATTGTTAAAGAAAAGTTTCTTGAAGACTGTATGTTGATGAATCGGAGTCCCCAGCAGAAAAATCTTTTCTACTGTCAAGAGTGTCCACTAGAAAGGTCCAAAGATAAAAACTTATCTGGCAAATGCAAGGGCCATCTTGTCAGGAAGTTTATAAAAGAGTGCTGGTATAAATGTGGTTGTATTAAGGATTGTGGCAATCGCGTTGTTCAGCGAGGCATAACATGCAAATTGCAG GTGTTTATGACACCCGAAGGAAAAGGATGGGGTCTTAGAACCCTTGAGGACTTGCCTAAAGGTGCCTTTATTTGTGAGTATGTGGGAGAAATAGTGACCAACATGGAACTTTTTGACCGAAATTCACAACACACTGGAAAGAAGCACACATATCCTGTGCTGCTAGATGCGGACTGGTGTACCGAAGGAGTCCTGAAGGATGAGGAAGCCCTTTGTTTGGACGCTACCTTTTATGGAAATGTTGCTAGATTTGTCAATCACAG aTGTGACGATGCAAACTTGGTTGAGATTCCAGTTGAAGTGGAGACTCCAGATCATCACTATTACCAT CTTGCTTTTTTCACGACAAGGAAAGTTGATGCTTTTGAAGAGTTGACGTGG GACTATGGCATTGACTTCAGTGATCATACTCATCCAGTGAAGGCTTTCAAGTGTGGCTGCGGTAGTCAATTCTGCCGAGACAAGAAATCTTTGAAAAGTAG GTGTTAG
- the LOC113736776 gene encoding probable inactive histone-lysine N-methyltransferase SUVR2 isoform X2: protein MLLQNEVVFVYSFILLVGSKGLETRAFSAVNVEIQNYKLMAPNPKFAKAYKAMRALGYPQHIVKPVLKSLLDVYNQNWQHIEDQNYTVLVDAILESEECKEREQQKFHLVDEPEEDEPPLKKSRLRSQAVQALSSPGDSSPSFKGTMDKPVHHVEYVIPESNGKEKMIESVHVHLFDNETEAKVLSPVPHYRREVKTTTPNSSSGSKPKKKIHVSAHDKTNESDLLSPGTQLNENCDTYTSCSIVPRMVDETGKKELLPDDLSELEVPLSVVLPGDSSNAKVHISTSLEVIDLDMEDTNNVELLTQGDSSNAKEPFSTSLELIDLDMEDPSAFSLCYEDESSSGKDSLPQGNRLEYECSVATKEENKSSTSSQIDIASSSSGEVKLSIIYESSLPSNFCIPSLDALFRRMEEKLHKSYRINQSGFSVMNLMKDICEGFLAVGTNTTLDDGVSSADAHANPVAPRILDTQDVLNRNVSHQVGFCVAPNISLGSVEFQSLNEAPPKIPKFQSLNCFNLSRCKIDLTMQGSFSERNKNSLALGDQKSSTSTSMVIVQTQHFSNDMLSSAYYIDDITRGEENLEISLINEINNEHQPIFKYIPRNITYQSAYVKFLLARISDENCCSNCFGDCLSSKIPCACAGETGGEFAYMPGGIVKEKFLEDCMLMNRSPQQKNLFYCQECPLERSKDKNLSGKCKGHLVRKFIKECWYKCGCIKDCGNRVVQRGITCKLQVFMTPEGKGWGLRTLEDLPKGAFICEYVGEIVTNMELFDRNSQHTGKKHTYPVLLDADWCTEGVLKDEEALCLDATFYGNVARFVNHRCDDANLVEIPVEVETPDHHYYHLAFFTTRKVDAFEELTWDYGIDFSDHTHPVKAFKCGCGSQFCRDKKSLKSRC from the exons ATGCTTCTTCAAAATGAGGTAGTTTTTGTTTATTCATTTATTCTGTTGGTGGGTTCTAAAG GGCTGGAAACTAGAGCCTTTTCTGCGGTCAATGTAGAAATCCAGAATTACAAACTTATGGCGCCAAATCCTAAGTTTGCAAAGGCTTACAAGGCTATGAGAGCTCTCGGTTATCCTCAGCATATTGTAAAACCTGTATTAAAGAGTCTTTTGGACGTGTATAACCAAAATTGGCAGCATATTGAGGATCAGAACTATACTGTTCTGGTGGATGCTATTCTTGAGAGTGAGGAATGCAAG GAAAGGGAACAGCAGAAATTCCACTTAGTAGATGAGCCAGAAGAGGATGAGCCACCATTGAAAAAGTCAAGATTGAGAAGTCAAGCTGTTCAAGCTTTGTCTTCTCCTGGTGATTCCAGCCCAAGTTTTAAAGGAACTATGGATAAGCCAGTTCATCATGTTGAATATGTAATTCCTGAATCTAATGGGAAGGAAAAGATGATTGAGTCGGTTCATGTTCATCTCTTTGATAATGAAACAGAAGCCAAGGTCCTGTCTCCGGTGCCACATTATCGAAGAGAAGTGAAAACCACTACTCCAAATTCTTCTTCAGGatcaaaaccaaaaaagaaaattcatgtGTCGGCTCATGATAAAACCAACGAGTCTGATTTGCTCTCACCAGGAACACAACTTAATGAGAATTGTGATACTTACACCTCCTGTTCAATCGTTCCCAGAATGGTAGATGAAACAG GTAAAAAAGAGCTGTTGCCTGATGACCTATCAGAGCTTGAGGTTCCTCTCTCTGTAGTTCTTCCTG GTGATTCTTCTAATGCAAAAGTACATATTTCAACATCCCTTGAAGTTATTGATCTCGACATGGAAGATACAA ATAATGTGGAATTGTTGACTCAAGGTGATTCTTCTAATGCAAAAGAACCTTTTTCAACATCACTTGAACTGATTGATCTTGACATGGAAGATCCAT CTGCATTCTCTCTATGTTATGAAGATGAATCTTCAAGTGGAAAGGATTCTCTTCCTCAAGGAAATCGTCTGGAATATGAATGTTCAGTTGCAACAAAAGAGGAAAATAAATCCTCAACCTCTTCACAAATAGACATTGCTTCTTCTTCCAGCGGGGAGGTTAAACTTTCTATAATCTATGAATCTTCCCTTCCATCAAATTTTTGTATTCCAAGTTTAGATGCCCTCTTTAGGCGGATGGAGGAAAAGCTTCATAAATCATACAGAATCAATCAATCTGGTTTCTCTGTGATGAATCTGATGAAAGATATATGTGAGGGCTTTTTAGCAGTGGGGACCAACACCACTCTTGATGATGGAGTAAGTTCTGCTGATGCACATGCCAATCCAGTTGCTCCTAGAATTTTAGATACTCAAGATGTTTTAAATAGGAATGTCAGTCATCAAGTTGGTTTTTGCGTTGCGCCGAATATTTCACTGGGGTCTGTAGAGTTTCAAAGCCTAAATGAAGCTCCACCCAAGATtccaaagtttcaaagtttgaATTGTTTTAACTTAAGCCGCTGCAAGATAGATTTAACCATGCAGGGGTCCTTCAGTGAACGGAACAAAAACAGTCTAGCACTTGGAGACCAaaaatcttcaacttcaaccagTATGGTGATTGTTCAGACGCAACATTTTTCTAATGACATGCTCAGTTCTGCTTATTATATTGATGATATTACAAGAGGGGAAGAGAATTTGGAGATTTCATTGATAAATGAAATTAACAATGAGCATCAGCCTATTTTTAAGTACATTCCCAGAAACATCACTTATCAAAGTGCGTATGTTAAATTTCTTCTTGCTCGTATATCTGATGAGAATTGCTGTTCCAATTGCTTTGGAGATTGTTTATCTTCCAAAATCCCTTGTGCTTGTGCTGGTGAAACTGGTGGTGAGTTTGCTTACATGCCAGGGGGTATTGTTAAAGAAAAGTTTCTTGAAGACTGTATGTTGATGAATCGGAGTCCCCAGCAGAAAAATCTTTTCTACTGTCAAGAGTGTCCACTAGAAAGGTCCAAAGATAAAAACTTATCTGGCAAATGCAAGGGCCATCTTGTCAGGAAGTTTATAAAAGAGTGCTGGTATAAATGTGGTTGTATTAAGGATTGTGGCAATCGCGTTGTTCAGCGAGGCATAACATGCAAATTGCAG GTGTTTATGACACCCGAAGGAAAAGGATGGGGTCTTAGAACCCTTGAGGACTTGCCTAAAGGTGCCTTTATTTGTGAGTATGTGGGAGAAATAGTGACCAACATGGAACTTTTTGACCGAAATTCACAACACACTGGAAAGAAGCACACATATCCTGTGCTGCTAGATGCGGACTGGTGTACCGAAGGAGTCCTGAAGGATGAGGAAGCCCTTTGTTTGGACGCTACCTTTTATGGAAATGTTGCTAGATTTGTCAATCACAG aTGTGACGATGCAAACTTGGTTGAGATTCCAGTTGAAGTGGAGACTCCAGATCATCACTATTACCAT CTTGCTTTTTTCACGACAAGGAAAGTTGATGCTTTTGAAGAGTTGACGTGG GACTATGGCATTGACTTCAGTGATCATACTCATCCAGTGAAGGCTTTCAAGTGTGGCTGCGGTAGTCAATTCTGCCGAGACAAGAAATCTTTGAAAAGTAG GTGTTAG